DNA sequence from the Pseudoduganella plicata genome:
GCCTCTCGGCGGGCGACCTGGTGCTGCGCGCACCCGGCCCGACGGTCCACGACGGCCAGCCCGTACAGCTGACGGCGCCGAAGAACGTGGCGTCGGCCGCCCAGCCGTCCGCGGCCGCCAAGGGGAACTGATATGTTCCTTTCCGATTTCAGCGTCAAGAAACCCATCGCCACGATCGTGCTGATCGTGGCGATGATGTGCCTTGGCCTCATGGCCCTGAAAAAGCTGCGCGTCAACCAGAACCCGGACGTCGAGGTGCCGTTCATTGTCGTCTCGATCCCGTATCCGGGTGCATCGCCGGAAACCGTCGAGCGCGAGGTCATCAACCGCATCGAAAAGTCGCTGCAGAGCATTACCGGCGTGACCGAGACCAACAGCACGGCGTCCGAAGGCTCCGCGTCGATCTTCCTGAAGTTCACGTTCAACAAGGACCTGATCGAAGCGTCCGACGAGATCCGCAACGCGATCGCGTCGGTGCGCTACAAGCTGCCCGTCGAGATGCGCGAGCCCGTGCTGCAGCGCATCGACACGGCGGCGCAGCCCGTCATGCAGCTGTCGCTGTCGTCCAGGGCGCAAAGCCACGCGGCCATCTCGCGGCTGGCCGAGGACGTGCTGGCCGACCGCTTCCGCGGCATCGACGGCGTGGCGGCCGTCAATGTCGATGGCGCGCTGCGGCGCGAGCTGTCGGTACTGCTGAAGGCCGAGAAGCTGCGCGAGTACAACGTCTCCGTCAGCGACGTGACGAACGCGCTGCGCATGCAGAACACCAATGCCCCGGTGGGCAAGCTGCGCGGCAATATGGACGAGAAGAGCATCCGCCTCGTCGGCCGCATCGAGCGTCCCGAGGACTTCCAGCAGGTCGTCGTCAAGCGCAACGGCGACGAACTGGTGCGCCTGGCACAGGTAGCCACGATCGAGGACGGCTTTGCCGAGATCAACGGCCTGTCGATGCGCTCGAACCAGCCGAACGTGGGCATTTCGATCATCCGCTCGCGCGACGCCTCGACGGTGGCGCTGTCGAAAAAAGTGCACGAGGAAGTCAAGGAAATCCGCAAGACGCTGCCGGCCGGCACGGAACTGGAAATCACGGAGGATGGCGGCGAGGACGCCCAGAGCAGCCTGAACAACGTCATCGAGGCGCTGGTGCTGGGCGGCGGGCTGACGATCTTCGTGGTCTACGTGTTCCTGAACTCGTGGCGTTCCACGCTGATCACGGCGCTGTCGCTGCCCACGTCGGTCATTGCCGCGTTCATCGGCGTCTGGTTGTGCGGTTTCACCTTGAACTTCATGACGCTGCTGGGCCTGTCGCTGGCCATCGGCGTGCTGATCGACGACGCCATCGTCGTGCGGGAAAACATCGTCCGGCACATGCAGATGGGGGCGGATCGCCGCACGGCCGCGCTGAACGGCACGGCCGAGATCGGCATGGCGGTGGCCGCCACGACGTTCTCCATCATGGCCGTGTTCATCCCCGTCGCATTCATGCCGGGCATCACAGGCGAATGGTTCCGGCCGTTCGCGCTGACGGTGACGTGTTCCGTGGCCGTGTCGCTGTTCATCTCGTTCACCCTGGACCCGATGCTGTCGGCCTTCTGGGGCGACCCGCCGGGCCACCACGACGCGCCGCGCAAGGGCGTCGAGAAATACCTGCAGCGATTCAACACATGGTTCGACCACCAGGCTGACCGCTACGGCAACGTGATTGCCTGGGCGCTGCACCACCGCCGCTGGATGGCCGTCATCGCCATCGCCAGCTTTGTCGGCGCCATCGCGCTGCAGGC
Encoded proteins:
- a CDS encoding efflux RND transporter permease subunit, which produces MFLSDFSVKKPIATIVLIVAMMCLGLMALKKLRVNQNPDVEVPFIVVSIPYPGASPETVEREVINRIEKSLQSITGVTETNSTASEGSASIFLKFTFNKDLIEASDEIRNAIASVRYKLPVEMREPVLQRIDTAAQPVMQLSLSSRAQSHAAISRLAEDVLADRFRGIDGVAAVNVDGALRRELSVLLKAEKLREYNVSVSDVTNALRMQNTNAPVGKLRGNMDEKSIRLVGRIERPEDFQQVVVKRNGDELVRLAQVATIEDGFAEINGLSMRSNQPNVGISIIRSRDASTVALSKKVHEEVKEIRKTLPAGTELEITEDGGEDAQSSLNNVIEALVLGGGLTIFVVYVFLNSWRSTLITALSLPTSVIAAFIGVWLCGFTLNFMTLLGLSLAIGVLIDDAIVVRENIVRHMQMGADRRTAALNGTAEIGMAVAATTFSIMAVFIPVAFMPGITGEWFRPFALTVTCSVAVSLFISFTLDPMLSAFWGDPPGHHDAPRKGVEKYLQRFNTWFDHQADRYGNVIAWALHHRRWMAVIAIASFVGAIALQAKFGGASFVPSSDFGTIAIDIRTPSSSSLEYSRLKVQKAAEMAHQLPEIKDTNAHVNLTGGRVYVDIGKKHERERGALEVAQDLRGKLAQLVGAEYTVLDDLANGDRKPVQIEFTGQDTRKLMDLTNRFMEELKKVPGAVDVSLSEQDPKDELQIELNRGLANSMGIAAGDAAAALRVAFAGIEVGDWVDPTGESRDVAVRLAPEDRTSAENIERLPIAVTGTNQMVPLDQIATITMGKGPAKIRHKDGNRVISVSANVQGRSPGEVTADAMKLAREMDFPPGYGLALGGSGKDMQEVFTEMGIALVAGIGLMYLILVMQFGSFTAPGAVMLSLPLSLIGVVVALLLTNSTINLMSLIGVIMLMGLVAKNAILLLDAARKREAEGFGREDALMYAGRMRLRPILMTTFALIAGMLPVAIGHGEGGEFYRPLAIAIIGGTITSTLLTLLMVPTFYDSIEITRDRMFAKFGRRSARWNVGVATLLTAVEVILALTLVRLVYRLLKAGVLKLTGRGKPPAPPLAKAA